In Vicia villosa cultivar HV-30 ecotype Madison, WI linkage group LG7, Vvil1.0, whole genome shotgun sequence, the DNA window tagtctcactatgttcgaaacggcacatcaaacagactaacagttaaaaagttatacaccattaaacttttaacaaaaaaaatccaaacggcacagcacgcggcgccaacatccacacgcggcgcgaaacggggaaaaattacgccttcgcggcgccaacccctgcacgcggcgcgacgcgaggaaaagttacgccttcgcggcgccaacacaggtacgcggcgcgacctgtgcgtatcaaaacatcttaccattcagtccacctgttcgcggcgccaccctgtgcacgcggcgcgaaccggtgatttcagaaatcccaacctgcagaaaacagcattctatgccttCCAAgtactctcaaatcataccagtacgaatctCAGCAGAATAaatcacacatacgacataaaatgcacgtttacacatacttttAACCaggtttaacatcattgttcatcaccaatcatcattcacaacctaaattgaatcaaggttctataaaccccaaaaccccaacccgacatataatccaattcgaaatcctaacatacagattccatcgaatcattcatacatcccataatagaggttaatgagaagaatccccccttacctcgatgtcgaattcttgaattctcttcctcttcgcacttgctcctctcccaatttcacgttcaatctcctctgctcccttttggttctttttccacaaaaatactcctcttttctatttttatgaaaatataactttatcttagaaaagggctttgcaactgatacaccccccaactgctacttgcaacactggcccattagccttatttcattcctattcccaaataattccacttaattctaatatttaataaaaaaattaattaaattaaacaaagaattttatggggtgttacaaaggtGACTCCTGTTGCAGAGGAAGGATGCTTCACGATGTTTTAATCTCTCAAATTGATTTGTGTAGAAGTTAACCCAGGGAAATATATATGTTAGTAGCTTGATTTATATGGTTATCATGAATTGGATAAATTTGTGTTATTTCTTTGCATAAGAAAAGTAAAGATGAAAagtagaaaaattaattattttttcaagaGGAAATATATGCTAAAATGGGTATAAAAATCTGCTGTATGATTTTTGTATGTTGAAATTGGGTACAAATATATGCTGAAATGGAAACAAATATATGCTGAAATTAGTAGAAATATATGCTAAAATTGGTTTGTATgttgaaatgggcataaaaatgtGTAGAATATTGTatagtttattatttattatatagaatATTATGTAGAAATATATCCTGAATTTAAgttatttattgtatttatattattctaaatattaatttaatatttagaataatataaatatatttttttattatatgcgTTACTATTTGCTAGGTGAAACTCACCCTGCAAGTCACTGAACATACTGCTACGTCTGCTCTGACTCAATTGTTCCACCTACTCTAAATCAATTGTTTCACATGGGATAGTTGATTGATTGATGATCTCGAACTGGTTACTCTGATCTCCGTCACGGCTGTGTGAGATGGACCTGCATGGTTAATAATCTAATGTCTAAGTTAGTTCGAAATTCAAGATCAATATGgtgaaaagtgacaattaaagaGTGTACCTTGTTTTTTGTGTGAATTGACTTTAATACCTTTGGCCAAGTGGGGTGAGTTTGAAATGAATTCAGCCTTAGTTATTTGGACATATGCCCGTCCTAGAACAATTTCCTCCAAGGCTTTGACGGACACTGAGTGTGGCGGGAAAATCTTTAGTGGTTTCGGCCGGCATCCAGAATGTTGTCCAATGGGAACTAGAACTGAAACATTTGGGATCAGTTGAAAAACTATTGGGGAACAAGCGCATTAAATGAACTTCCATCATATAGTTTCATCACATCCTTCAGACACATGTGTTGACACGACAATCTAGATAGGGCATGACATAACTTATAGTCCACTTGAGTAAACTTTAGTTTGCATGTATCCCAAAAGAGAAACCTAATCGTTGGTCTCGTAATTCCTCTCTCTAGTTGATTAGAGTCGATAAGCCACCttcctctataaatagaagaAGTAAAGCATTTTGGAAGCTTTTCATAAACCTTGGCATTCAAGCTTATATTCATTGTCACTTTATTGAGGATCGCCTTCATCTCTTCTTTCTTAACAATATTAATTAGAGCGACTGTAGAGCCTTAACCATAGTTTTTGCTCACTATTTGCTTCATCCATCTCAAAAAACCTGGTACATTCATGAATTCAACTTTTACCTATCAAAATTTCCTATTCTTAGGTCAGGATGAGCGATAGTATCGTTAACCTAATAAGTAATTCTAAAAGTGATACTTCCGCTGCCAAGGGAATGGGTGTGTATCCTGAATGTAACCTCCATCCATTTACTCTCACGATTGTATGGATCCAAAAGTGATATCTTTATCTGATGACTTTGCTTTAGGAAGTGCATTTAGGGGTTGTCTAGGGGATGAAACTTCTTTATCTAGCTCCTTAAAGGCGCATTTATCCATCAAAGCCTGTGAGGTGAATCGTACAATGGTCCCCATTCCTCCTCTCGTCTTGACTAAGGAGGAAATACAAGTTGTCCTACAAATGAGGGAATGTGTTGACGACTTCATTCAACTTTCCTGAGAGCCACTGGTTGTGAACCGAGTGATGGTGAGGTAAAAACCCACTTGGAACATTAGGGTAATATTAGCGTAGGAGGGGCGTAACATTGATGCAACCTACTAACATTGTAAAGTACAGCTGGGTGGACGCATAACTAGTGGGTACATCCGTTCTGAGTATTGGGGAAGCCATTGACGTTGGGGTTAAATTCGAGATGTTAAATGACGCGCTTTTAATGATGTCCTTCGTTACCTTGCATATAAAACAGAGGTAACAAATCATATCCAAACGAAGTTAAAGATGTTTTTCGTAGAATTCAATGGAACTCTCTTGATGCCACTTTCAAAAAATTTTACAACATCTATCTTGACTACGTATACAGTAGCAAGGACTTGTGGGGCAACCTTTTCGAGTCGGTCAAACGGCCAATTAAGACAAAGAAAATAGAACTGCGCTCATTCATACCTAAGAACATGTACACCTTCACTAAAGGTATAAATTATAATGGTAGGTAATCCTATCCACGATAGGACTCTATAACATATCAGGGTTGTCGACCTCATATGTGTGGCTATGATTGTTTATTGTAGTTTTATAACAGTGTTAATCTGAACCACTTGTTCAATAATTAACTGCTCATATGCTTTAACTACATCGAGAAATTAGAGTTTAGAGTGACCACCATCTCAGTTGGTCCACTATAGAATACTCACCCTTCCATCTTCACCTTGTAAGaaaattaacattataatttataaatagcaAACCAACCTTTATTCTATTATCACATATCAAATTTTCTAACATGAAGATGAttcacattattgttttctttttttatctACTCTCATATACCTCCCATGCTGTATCTACCAATGATTTCTGTGTAGCCAACTTTATGTTTCCAAAAACTCCTTCAGGCTATCCATGCAAGCCAGAAACAAATGTAACAGCAGATGATTTTGCATCCTCTAATCTTAATGTACTCCGCACTGCATTTGTAAAGGATATACCAGGTCTCAATGGACTCGGTATCTCTGCGGCAAAAATAGATATTGATATAAATGGAACGGTTCCAATGCATATTCATCCTGATGCATCGGAGTTAATAATCGTTGCTCGAGGTCAAATTACTGCTGGATTTATAACACCTACAAAACTTTATGAGAAAAATCTTAAAGTTGGTGATGTTTTCGTTTTTCCAACGGGACTATTGCATTTTCAAGTTAATACTGGTTCGGAAAATGCTATTGTTTATGCTGTTTATGGTAGCTCA includes these proteins:
- the LOC131618192 gene encoding auxin-binding protein ABP20-like, with protein sequence MKMIHIIVFFFYLLSYTSHAVSTNDFCVANFMFPKTPSGYPCKPETNVTADDFASSNLNVLRTAFVKDIPGLNGLGISAAKIDIDINGTVPMHIHPDASELIIVARGQITAGFITPTKLYEKNLKVGDVFVFPTGLLHFQVNTGSENAIVYAVYGSSNPSIQLLFDLLFKNNLPTPIIEKTTLLDPSQIMKLKAQLGGSG